The region GGGCGCGGAGGCGGCGGCAACCGTCATGGTGGGGGACTATCTCTACGACCTTGAGGCCGGGCGCCTGGCCGGGGCCCTGACCGTGCACGTGGACATAACGCGCCGTTTCCGCTGGCCGGAACTGGCCGACATCTGCGTCGGAACCCTGGAAGAACTGGTTGTGCAACTCGGCCGGTAAGGCCCGCTGGCCCTACTTCATTTCATTTTTGCATCAGGAGGATTTTTTCGACCATGGTCTGGACCCTATCCAAGAAAACACTGCAGCGGGAATCCCTGAATACCGTCCTGATCGTGTTGGGCGTCTTTTCGGCCGCCATGGGGCTGAAGGGCTTTCTGCTCTCCAGCCATTTCATCGACGGCGGCGTGACCGGCGTATCCATGCTGCTCTCCCATGTGCTGGGCATCCCCCTGGCCGTCCTGATCCTGGTCATCAACCTCCCCTTTATCGCCCTCGCCTACCGGCAGATAGGCATCATGTTCGCCATAAAGAGCACCCTGACCATCGCCGGCCTCTCCCTCTGCCTGGCCTTCGTCCAGTTCCCGGACATCACGCCGGACAAACTCCTCACGGCGGTCTTCGGCGGTTTCTTCATCGGCGCCGGCATCGGCCTCGCCATCCGGGGCGGGGCGGTGCTGGACGGCACGGAGATCGCGGCGCTCCTCATCAGCAAGAACAGCCATCTGCTGAAGGTCGGCGACGTCATCCTGCTCCTGAACCTCCTGATCTTCGCCGCCGCCGCCTTCTACCTCGGCATCGAATCGGCCCTCTATTCGGTCCTCACCTACCTGTCGGCGTCGAAAACCGTCGATTTCCTCATCCACGGCATCGAGGAATACACGGCGGTGGTCATCGTTTCGGAGAAGAGCGACGAGATCCGCGAAGCGATCGTACGGGTCCTGAACCGGGGGGTAACGGTGTATAAGGGGCGGGGGGGCAAAACCGGCAAGGAGATGCACATCCTCAACTGCGTCGTCACCCGCCTGGAGATCGGCAGCGTCAAGAATGTGGCCACGGAGATCGACGAATCGGCGTTCATCCTGGTCCACCCGCTGTCGGATGTCGTGGGCGGCATCATCAAAAAGCCGGCATTGCATTAAGCACCGTTTCCTGAATGAAAGCGAATCCCGTGAAACCCCATATCCACGTAGCCTGCGCCATTATCGAACATGACGGCAGGACCCTGGCCGCCCAGCGGAGCGAAACCATGAACATGCCCCTCAAATGGGAATTCCCCGGCGGGAAGCTGGAGGCGGGCGAGACGCCCGAGGCATGCCTTGTCCGGGAGGTGCGGGAGGAGTTGGCCATCGGCATCAACGTCGGCCGGGCGCTCCCGGTCGCGACCCATGCCTACGAGACCTTCACGGTCACCCTCTATCCCTTTGTCTGTACCCCCGGAGACGGCACCATGACCCTGCATGAGCACCGGGCCGTGGCCTGGCTGGAACCGGAGCAGATGCTCGCCCTGGACTGGGCCGAGGCCGACCGGCCGATCATCGCCGGCTATCTGGCGACCAGGGGCCTCGGGGCCGGAGAGGGTATGCATCCATGACCTCCCGTCCACAGCCCGCCATGGGGTGGGTCTATTTCATACTGATCCTGACCACCTTCTTCTGGGGGGGCAGCTTCCTCTTCACCAAGATCGGCCTGCGCGAGATCCCGCCCCAGCTCTTCGTCCTGATGCGCTTCGGCCTGGCGACCCTGATCATGCTGTTCGTCTCCGGCCGGCGGCTCGCAAACCTCAACCGGCAGATCCTGTGGCGCGGCGCCGTGGTCGGCACCACCCTGGGGCTGACCAATATCAGCTTTGTCTTCGGCGTCCAGGGGACCAGCATCTCCCGGGCCGGCATCCTCAACAACCTGTTTGTCCTATTCATTCCCTTCATCGTCAAGATCGTCTGGGGCGAGAGGATCGGCCGGATCAACCTGGCCGGCACCATCCTGGCCTCGGCCGGGATCTGGCTTTTGGCTACCGGCGGCAGCGCGGGGTTCAACCGGGGCGACCTGATCTCCACCTTCTGCGCCCTCATGATCGCCTGCCAGGTCGTCACCGTCTCCAAGCTGCTGAGGGACGACGACGTCTACCTGGTCTCGCTGGTGCAGTTCGCCACTGCGGCGCTGATGGCCGGATGCGTCACCCTGCTGCTCCCGCTGCCCCCCGTGACGCTGCACCGCTCCGCCCTCCTGTCGGTGGCCTATTGTGCCGTTTTTCCCACCGTGTTCTGCTTCACCCTCCAGAACGCCTACCAGCGTTACGTCACCGCCACCCGGGCCGGGCTCATCTACACCCTCGACCCGGTCTGGAGCCTGGTCGCCGGCTTCTTTGTCCTGGGCGAGCGCCTTTCCGCCCGGGAATGGCTCGGCTGCGGGATCATCTTCGTCGCGGTCGTCATCCCCCTGGGCGTCCGCTACCTGATGGAGCGGCGGTTGGTGAAACGGTATGTGGCAACAGGGAATGGGGTTTCCGGGCTGACGTGATAGAATAGGGCTGAGGAGGTGGTGAACAGCCATGGCCAGCGGCAACCATCTGCCATTTCGCTACTGTGAACCGGCCTGCTTCGGCGGCCTGCTGGACGACCCGCTCATCTTCCTGCGCATCCGTCCCCTGGGCAGGGCTCTGCTCTTCGACTGCGGCCAGGTCGCCCACCTGGCCAAACGGGTCGTCAAGCCCATCGCGGCGGTCTTCATCAGCCACGCCCACATGGATCACATCATGGGGCTCCCCACCCTGGTGCGCCACCACCACGCCTCCCCCCGTCCCCTGGACGTCTTCGGCCCCCCCGGCATGGCCGAACGGGTCCAGCATCTCCTGGGGGGGTACGACTGGAACCTGGCCGAGCCCACCTGGTTCACCCTGCGGTGCCACGAGGTCCACGCCGACCGCGTCCTCCACTACCGTTTTCCCGGCCCCGACCGGTTCATGGGCGTCTATGACGGCGCGGAGCCCCGTACCGGCCCGGAGATTTGGTCGTGCCGCTACGTATCTGTCGAGGCCGAGCTGCTGGATCACAAACTGCCGGTGCTGGCTTTCCGGGCCAACGAGCGCCCGCATTTTTCCGTCGATCCCGCCAGGCTGGAGGCTCAGGGGCTGGTAGCCGGGGAGTGGCTGCGGGACTTGAAGACCAGGGTGTGGAAGGGGGAGAGCCGGCACCCGGTTCTGGTCATCCGGCGGGACGAAAAAGGGTGCCGGGAGGAACCGGCCGACGACCCGGCGGCGCTGTACGAAGCCATCCGCGCCCGGGAAAGGACCGCCTCCCTGGGGTACGTCACCGATGTGGGCTGGACCGGGGAAAACGTGGCCGCCATGGAGCGCTTCCTGGGAGGCCTGACCCTGCTCTGCGCCGAATGCACCTTCCTGGAGGCGGATGTGCACAAGGCCCGGGCCTCCTACCACCTCACCACCGGCGACCTGAACCGCCTGACCGGCCGCCTGGCGCCACGCTACCTCCTCCCCCTGCACCTCTCCAAGAGCTACCTGCGCCGCACCGTGGACCTGTACCACGAACTGCAACCGCCCCGAGGCACCGAGATCCTGCGGCTCCCGAGGCACATCGTCCCCGCGCCGGTGGGGGTTGCCGACGTGGCCGGCTGGCTGCG is a window of Geobacter sp. FeAm09 DNA encoding:
- a CDS encoding (deoxy)nucleoside triphosphate pyrophosphohydrolase codes for the protein MKANPVKPHIHVACAIIEHDGRTLAAQRSETMNMPLKWEFPGGKLEAGETPEACLVREVREELAIGINVGRALPVATHAYETFTVTLYPFVCTPGDGTMTLHEHRAVAWLEPEQMLALDWAEADRPIIAGYLATRGLGAGEGMHP
- a CDS encoding MBL fold metallo-hydrolase, which produces MASGNHLPFRYCEPACFGGLLDDPLIFLRIRPLGRALLFDCGQVAHLAKRVVKPIAAVFISHAHMDHIMGLPTLVRHHHASPRPLDVFGPPGMAERVQHLLGGYDWNLAEPTWFTLRCHEVHADRVLHYRFPGPDRFMGVYDGAEPRTGPEIWSCRYVSVEAELLDHKLPVLAFRANERPHFSVDPARLEAQGLVAGEWLRDLKTRVWKGESRHPVLVIRRDEKGCREEPADDPAALYEAIRARERTASLGYVTDVGWTGENVAAMERFLGGLTLLCAECTFLEADVHKARASYHLTTGDLNRLTGRLAPRYLLPLHLSKSYLRRTVDLYHELQPPRGTEILRLPRHIVPAPVGVADVAGWLRPPGGRDDGTT
- a CDS encoding YitT family protein, giving the protein MVWTLSKKTLQRESLNTVLIVLGVFSAAMGLKGFLLSSHFIDGGVTGVSMLLSHVLGIPLAVLILVINLPFIALAYRQIGIMFAIKSTLTIAGLSLCLAFVQFPDITPDKLLTAVFGGFFIGAGIGLAIRGGAVLDGTEIAALLISKNSHLLKVGDVILLLNLLIFAAAAFYLGIESALYSVLTYLSASKTVDFLIHGIEEYTAVVIVSEKSDEIREAIVRVLNRGVTVYKGRGGKTGKEMHILNCVVTRLEIGSVKNVATEIDESAFILVHPLSDVVGGIIKKPALH
- a CDS encoding DMT family transporter yields the protein MTSRPQPAMGWVYFILILTTFFWGGSFLFTKIGLREIPPQLFVLMRFGLATLIMLFVSGRRLANLNRQILWRGAVVGTTLGLTNISFVFGVQGTSISRAGILNNLFVLFIPFIVKIVWGERIGRINLAGTILASAGIWLLATGGSAGFNRGDLISTFCALMIACQVVTVSKLLRDDDVYLVSLVQFATAALMAGCVTLLLPLPPVTLHRSALLSVAYCAVFPTVFCFTLQNAYQRYVTATRAGLIYTLDPVWSLVAGFFVLGERLSAREWLGCGIIFVAVVIPLGVRYLMERRLVKRYVATGNGVSGLT